Proteins encoded within one genomic window of Oncorhynchus gorbuscha isolate QuinsamMale2020 ecotype Even-year unplaced genomic scaffold, OgorEven_v1.0 Un_scaffold_1219, whole genome shotgun sequence:
- the LOC124021805 gene encoding putative protein TPRXL, whose product MPRECAVKTCDNKQKTWSALMFHRLPLSHPDRLKLWLIALNKDANTATDDLRKLLVCSEHFLPADYYEKLGQDRHSRMRIMKSFLKDTAVPSVAVHTPGQRGIISVETGDVPPGTDSLSAGGASGPTPQRGGSGVATATTGFLSHRGLQLTEPASTSGAYLALAPTCSLSEDLPSTTTTGDSCRWKKTKTNVPVTRRKKGQMDTAVKKTAVKDCSSMSSAAGSTSSPSTSILSTSSLSTSSLSTSSLSTSIPSTSSPSTSSLSTSSPSTSSSDSRVSPGEPDGGGGWSERKWIVNESKLKELFQTCHQCGAALRNRTITALGYSQIKVTWTCPDEHRGEWQSCPDAFGIGHYLQTVGYRVLLDSMNSQFVSND is encoded by the exons ATGCCTCGCGAGTGCGCCGTTAAAACGTGCGACAACAAGCAAAAGACCTGGTCGGCTCTAATGTTTCACCGACTTCCACTGAGTCATCCGGACCGATTGAAACTGTGGCTGATTGCTCTGAACAAAGATGCTAATACGGCGACCGACGACCTCAGAAAGTTACTCGTTTGCTCGGAACATTTTCTACCGGCGGACTATTACGAGAAGCTGGGACAGGACCGACACAGCAGGATGAGAATCATGAAAAGTTTCCTGAAGGATACAGCGGTGCCGTCGGTGGCCGTTCACACGCCAGGACAACGTGGAATAATTTCG GTTGAGACGGGAGACGTACCTCCAGGGACTGACTCCCTGTCTGCTGGAGGGGCATCTGGTCCCACCCCACAACGTGGAGGGTCAGGTGTTGCTACGGCTACGACGGGGTTCCTCTCCCACCGGGGTCTGCAGCTGACAGAGCCTGCTTCAACCTCTGGGGCGTACTTGGCTCTGGCTCCCACGTGTTCACTTAGTGAG GACCTCCCCTCTACGACGACAACGGGAGACTCATGCAGATGGAAAAAAACAAAGACCAACGTTCCT GTGACGCGCAGGAAGAAAGGTCAAATGGACACAGCCGTTAAGAAGACGGCTGTGAAGGACTGTTCCAGTATGAGCTCTGCTGCTGGTTCCACCTCCAgcccctccacctccatcctctccacctccagcctctccacctccagcctctccacctccagcctctccacctccatcccctCCACCTCCAGCCCCTCCACCTCCAGCCTCTCCACCTCCAGcccctccacctccagctctgacAGTAGGGTGTCGCCAGGCGAACCGgacggaggaggaggatggagcgAAAGGAAATGGATCGTGAACGAGTCGAAGCTCAAGGAGCTTTTCCAGACGTGTCACCAGTGCGGCGCTGCGTTGCGTAATCGGACCATTACCGCGTTGGGCTACAGCCAAATCAAAGTCACCTGGACTTGTCCCGATGAGCACCGAGGAGAGTGGCAGTCGTGTCCCGACGCGTTCGGTATCGGTCACTACCTGCAGACGGTGGGTTACAGAGTGTTGCTGGACTCCATGAATAGTCAGTTTGTAAGTAACGACTAA